Sequence from the Stenotrophomonas sp. 364 genome:
GGCGCGCGCGGCTGGGCGGGTGGGCCAGGTAGTCGATGACCTCCGGTTCGATGCCCACGTGCCGAAGCATCGCCAGCGTGTTGCGCGAGGTGCCGCAATTGGGGTTGTGGTAAATGACGGCGTTCATACGCCCTCCGTCTGGTTCAAGGCTGCGTCGACCACGCCGGCAGCGGCCGCAAGCGCGACCGCCTCCACCGCGCCCTTGCGTTCGCTGTAGCGGTCCACCAGGTAGTCGCTGCGCCCGCGCACCAGCAGGGTGAACTTGAGCAGTTCCTCCATCACGTCCACCACGCGATCGTAATAGGCCGACGGCTTCATCCGCCCCGCTTCATCGAACTCCTGCCAGGCCTTGGGCACCGACGACTGGTTGGGGATGGTCACCATGCGCATCCAGCGGCCCAGCACCCGCAGGGCGTTGACCACGTTGAACGACTGCGAGCCACCGCAGACCTGCATCACCGCCAGCGTGCGTCCCTGGGTGGGGCGCACACTGCCTTCCTCCAGCGGCAGCCAGTCAATCTGGTTCTTGAACACCGCCGTCAGCGTGCCATGCCGTTCCGGGCTGATCCACACCTGGCCTTCGGACCAGAGTGATGCCTGGCGCAGCTCCCGCACCTTGGGATGCGTGGCCGGCTCGGCATCGAGCATCGGCAGGCCATGCGGATCGAACAGCCGGGTCTCCGCCCCCAGCTGTTCCAGCAGCCGCTGCGCTTCCAGTGCCAGCTTGCGGCTGAATGATTGCGGACGGAGCGAGCCGTACAGGATGAGAATGCGCGGGCGGTGACGCGGCGCTGGGCCGTGCTCCAGCCGGGCGGTCGAAGGAAGGTCCAAAGCGCCGGGCACGATGTTGGGGAGGGGGTCCATGGGTTGTCCATCGCAGATGTTTCCATTATTCTAGAATCATGGAACATACGACCGCAACAGACGCGCTGGCCGCGCTCGGCCACGCCACCCGACTCTCCATCTTCCGCCTGCTGGTGCAGGCCGGCCGCAGCGGCAAGCTGGCGGGCGATATCGCCCAGGCGCTGGCGCTGCCCGGCGCCACGCTTTCCTTCCACTTGA
This genomic interval carries:
- the arsH gene encoding arsenical resistance protein ArsH, which gives rise to MDPLPNIVPGALDLPSTARLEHGPAPRHRPRILILYGSLRPQSFSRKLALEAQRLLEQLGAETRLFDPHGLPMLDAEPATHPKVRELRQASLWSEGQVWISPERHGTLTAVFKNQIDWLPLEEGSVRPTQGRTLAVMQVCGGSQSFNVVNALRVLGRWMRMVTIPNQSSVPKAWQEFDEAGRMKPSAYYDRVVDVMEELLKFTLLVRGRSDYLVDRYSERKGAVEAVALAAAAGVVDAALNQTEGV
- a CDS encoding metalloregulator ArsR/SmtB family transcription factor; protein product: MEHTTATDALAALGHATRLSIFRLLVQAGRSGKLAGDIAQALALPGATLSFHLKELSAAGLINAEQRGRTICYRAEFQAMNALVAYLTENCCADDPACDRPGC